CCGATTTTTACAGCCGCATGCACGGCGGTGGCATTACCGACACACTGGGGGCGGGCCTCGTTCTCATAGGATTGATGTTTCAGGGCGGCCTGACAACGGTCACAGTAAAACTGGTGATGATTCTGGTGATATTACTTATCACCAGTCCCACATCGACCCACGCAGTGGGCAAAGCGGCATTGACGTCGGGCCTCAAGCCATTTGTTGACGACCCCGACAACAAAGGGAAAAATGAGCATGACTGAAATTCTGGACATCGCCCTGCTGTCTTTTATGATAGTACTCGCGATTGCGGTTTCCCGAATGCACAATTTGTTTATGGCCGCAGTGATGCTGGGCATATTCAGCTTCCTCGCGGCTATCGTATTTACATTGCTCGACGCCGTCGATGTCGC
This sequence is a window from Gemmatimonadota bacterium. Protein-coding genes within it:
- a CDS encoding monovalent cation/H(+) antiporter subunit G, with product MTILDILSWICLIPGCILCMIGGLGLLRLPDFYSRMHGGGITDTLGAGLVLIGLMFQGGLTTVTVKLVMILVILLITSPTSTHAVGKAALTSGLKPFVDDPDNKGKNEHD